From a single Daphnia pulex isolate KAP4 chromosome 2, ASM2113471v1 genomic region:
- the LOC124188449 gene encoding ER degradation-enhancing alpha-mannosidase-like protein 1, protein MIGVSGNCAFVCQILIIPLIVLPLNHPCLSLLSTWGEDFQLKYSHFPESLRLEMVNETKKMFYFGYDNYMNLAFPLDELNPILCSGRGPDYDNPSNININDVLGNYSLTLIDSLDTLLIMGNISEFKRAVKLVIENVSFEQDSTIQVFEASIRLLGGLLSAHLLIIDNFKYLGDLELDDYDNELLDMAHDLAARLLPAFDNTKTGIPHPRVHLINGVPVEGITETCTAGAGTLLVEFGILSRLIKDPVYENYARRAVKSLWDLKNKDTGLLGNTLDIQTGQWTGQLSGIGAGMDSYYEYLLKSFILFNEPEDLETFQSSYETIKAYLRKGRQKCNDGDGEHPIYVNVDMKNGATSTTWIDALQASFAGLQVLYGDVEEAICSHALYFAVWKKWDAIPERFNWQRKEPDVSFYPLRPEFAESTYLLYQATKNPFYLRVGQAILESLNLYARAPCGYATLHSVIDKSQEDRMESFFLSETCKYLYLLFDIHHPINTNAERYLFTTEGHVIPITSALRPFNWDGDEVDSHTGRLLPSSRYSHRRHASRVSDSDVVAVPNNSTHRVCSSVQLEHGSLPLKQRYLVQLFDTIGAEL, encoded by the exons ATGATTGGAGTTTCAGGAAACTGTGCCTTTGTTTGTCAAATTCTGATCATACCACTAATTGTTCTGCCTTTAAACCATCCCTGTCTTTCACTTTTGTCAACTTGGGGTGAAGATTTCCAACTTAAATATTCACATTTCCCGGAAAGCCTGAGACTAGAAATGgtcaatgaaacaaaaaaaatgttctatttTGGATACGATAATTACATGAATCTTGCCTTTCCGTTGGATGAGCTCAACCCTATTCTATGTAGTGGAAGAGGACCAGATTATGATAATCC ATCAAATATTAATATCAATGATGTCCTGGGAAACTACTCTCTCACTTTGATTGATTCCCTGGACACCCTTTTGATAATGGGAAATATCTCTGAATTCAAAAGAGCAGTCAAGCTTGTAATTGAAAATGTCTCTTTTGAACAGGATTCTACCATACAAGTTTTTGAAGCTAGCATTAG ACTCTTGGGTGGTTTACTGTCAGCTCACCTTCTAATCATAGATAATTTCAAATACCTGGGTGATTTGGAACTTGATGATTATGACAATGAATTATTAGACATGGCCCATGATCTTGCAGCCAGATTGTTGCCTGCCTTTGATAATACAAAAACAGGAATCCCTCATCCAAGA GTGCATTTGATTAACGGTGTTCCCGTTGAGGGAATTACTGAGACCTGCACGGCTGGAGCAGGGACACTTTTAGTTGAATTTGGAATTTTGAGTCGGTTAATCAAGGATCCCGTTTACGAAAATTATGCCCGAAGAGCTGTCAAGTCATTGTGGGATCTCAAAAACAAAGACACAGGCCTTTTAG GTAATACCCTGGATATTCAAACAGGACAATGGACTGGGCAGTTAAGTGGCATTGGAGCTGGCATGGATTCATATTATGAATATCTCTTGAAGTCTTTTATATTGTTTAATGAACCAGAAGACCTTGAAACATTCCAAAGTAGTTATGAGACCATCAAAGCTTACTTGAGAAAAGG CCGACAAAAATGTAATGATGGTGATGGGGAGCATCCAATATATGTCAACGTCGACATGAAAAATGGAGCAACCTCGACCACTTGGATTGATGCACTTCAG GCGTCCTTTGCTGGGCTTCAGGTATTATATGGAGATGTTGAAGAAGCCATTTGCAGCCACGCTTTGTATTTCGCGGTTTGGAAAAAATGGGACGCAATACCCGAACGATTCAATTGGCAACGCAAAGAGCCTGATGTTTCGTTCTATCCCCTGAGGCCAGAATTTGCCGAGTCCACTTATTTGCTCTATCAG GCAACCAAAAACCCGTTTTACTTGAGAGTTGGCCAAGCCATACTTGAAAGCCTTAATCTCTACGCTCGAGCGCCATGCGGATATGCAACGCTGCACAGCGTCATTGACAAGTCACAGGAGGATCGAATGGAGTCTTTCTTCCTGAGCGAAACCTGCAAATATCTATATTTA CTCTTCGACATTCATCATCCAATCAACACTAATGCGGAAAGGTACTTGTTCACCACAGAGGGACACGTCATCCCAATCACTTCCGCTTTGCGCCCTTTCAATTGGGATGGCGATGAAGTAGATAGTCACACAGGGAGATTGTTGCCCTCTTCTCGATACAGTCACCGACGTCATGCCTCTCGAGTGTCCGATTCAGATGTGGTCGCTGTGCCGAATAATAGCACTCATAGGGTT TGCTCTTCGGTGCAATTAGAACATGGCTCTCTTCCGCTGAAACAACGCTACCTCGTTCAGTTATTTGATACCATTGGAGCTGAATTATAA
- the LOC124188446 gene encoding uncharacterized protein LOC124188446 produces the protein MKATTAVSWSDNQDVRSLIAVYQLVKSNDLGFVLVNFGRLTERFYEKALDQNYRCSLTVAQNLELETEFAALADWIQSAKEGVLKHKLQVKIKLQINMLQTARYILVKGSKFPRDYHWTCNVIKLALETAIYCHDAKLWTEMEWCLNETEFYQHSFIQRWHEIPFELRAPYLLDSYLLPVLRLLWIHGCKIDDDEALDRCVTLFDVMELSPQQTIIIAKICFNVGLDRFHRQKYEMAATWLKISYRYAISNLSRNKRVRTSPSKTLYLMAICLYKADVLQNRDKILRILDLAGETLAIAELRFRTLMQGKPQLPHLVRSALKLLCIHVNQDLPNFRTNVLKVFMELERNGHSQVTVDMLNAIPWHTGSRSALDVTIVQDLMPHIKWICAEVAIRLCIQRKFLSGCYLWLEELSQWTPSRNINSESMKCIFALAEAQAINLKSHYLALKWFQTLAKISRIHGGPSSVVANAIRYSLSLNSDQGLLAAKQIFDSGIPLADLDIQLLRFRLLVAALDEDLTKANETCLELDVRYKKEENLEADSWEEGLHTLELCAMVALKNHKMNEVVSTCLDAMINEIRKGEISQIVRVIRFHVKILFHPTMGYLENAGDHALETAKCIDNLISTLLYAYRELKESIESPDGPHDGNGLELWFGNLAWSLGRKLGCIMPGFSRHQFYKLSYKLLSLTSEKDQDINDRIAIAITMAVAIGINCLDHQHYHKILGICRDVIEEFPKKGTLKPIQLHFYEFYILCELGEIKRMWELLRQYEANDGIKSDPNFFEALAALASNASQKFLRQILPPVESHQLPSVARERNQNLQVKLSCVAIHCLKISNRIQAKFSQPLPIDRMALNWKRIIELSSEYISLRENNMDEHRILCEEYRLFIVENRQQFNSTEVSLFFNYVWNVTVETRIFKGTKAANRWLDILKNVSSLSVELQKQFRSLLKDLEYKCSNGECWN, from the exons ATGAAAGCAACTACTGCTGTTTCATGGAGTGACAACCAAGATGTGAGATCTTTGATTGCTGTGTACCAATTGGTGAAATCAAATGATCTAGGCTTCGTTTTGGTAAACTTTGGTCGTTTGACAGAAcgtttttatgaaaaagctcTGGATCAGAACTACCGATGTAGCTTAACAGTTGCTCAAAATTTGGAGCTGGAGACGGAATTTGCTGCCCTAGCTGACTGGATTCAAAGTGCTAAAGAGGGTGTCTTAAAACACAAACTGcaagtcaaaataaaactgcAG ATCAACATGTTGCAAACAGCTCGTTATATCTTGGTAAAAGGGAGTAAATTTCCACGGGACTATCATTGGACTTGTAACGTGATTAAATTGGCGCTGGAAACTGCCATCTATTGTCACGATGCTAAGCTTTGGACAGAAATGGAGTGGTGTTTGAACGAGACCGAATTCTACCAACACAGTTTCATTCAGCGGTGGCACGAGATTCCATTTGAGCTTCGGGCACCCTACCTTTTAGACAGTTATTTACTTCCTGTACTCCGGCTGTTGTGGATTCACGGTTGCAAGATAGACGATGATGAAGCCCTTGATCGTTGCGTAACACTTTTTGATGTGATGGAATTAAGCCCTCAGCAAACTATCATCATCGctaaaatatgttttaatgTTGGACTCGATCGCTTCCACCgccaaaaatatgaaatggcTGCCACTTGGCTGAAAATTTCTTATCGCTATG CAATTAGCAATCTATCAAGGAACAAACGAGTTCGAACATCTCCCAGCAAAACCTTGTATTTGATGGCTATTTGTCTCTACAAAGCGGATGTGTTGCAGAATCGTGACAAAATTCTTCGTATTTTGGACCTTGCTG GTGAGACTTTGGCCATTGCAGAACTGCGATTTCGTACCTTAATGCAAGGCAAACCACAGCTACCACATTTAGTTCGGAGCGCCTTAAAACTACTTTGCATTCACGTTAATCAGGACCTACCAAATTTCAGAACCAACGTCTTGAAG GTTTTCATGGAATTAGAACGAAATGGCCATTCTCAAGTGACAGTAGACATGCTCAATGCAATCCCTTGGCATACCGGCAGTAGATCCGCTCTTGATGTGACGATCGTGCAAGACCTAATGCCACATATTAAATGGATTTGCGCTGAAGTTGCCATACGCCTTTGCATTCAGCGCAAATTTCTAAGTGGTTGCTACCTATGGTTAGAAGAACTCTCTCAGTGGACTCCATCTAGAAACa TTAACTCGGAATCaatgaaatgtatttttgCACTGGCAGAAGCGCAAGCCATCAATCTGAAATCTCATTACCTCGCTCTTAAATGGTTTCAGACTCTTGCCAAAATAAGTCGTATTCATG GTGGTCCCTCTTCTGTTGTCGCCAACGCTATCCGCTACTCACTCTCGCTAAATTCTGATCAGGGATTACTCGCTGCTAAGCAGATATTTGATAGTGGAATACCGCTTGCCGACCTTGATATACAATTGCTTCGCTTTAGGCTCTTGGTCGCTGCACTGGATGAAGATCTCACAAAGGCGAATGAAACCTGTCTAGAGCTAG ATGTTCGttacaaaaaagaggaaaatctGGAAGCTGATAGCTGGGAGGAAGGTTTGCACACGCTAGAATTATGCGCAATGGTTGCCTTGAAGAATCACAAAATGAATGAAGTTGTTTCAACCTGCCTGGATGCCATGATCAACGAGAtcagaaaaggagaaatcagCCAAATTGTTCGAGTCATTCG tttccatgtaaaaatattgtttcatCCAACCATGGGCTATTTGGAAAATGCTGGGGACCATGCTTTGGAAACGGCGAAGTGCATCGACAATTTGATCTCCACACTTTTATACGCTTATCGTGAACTAAAAGAGAGTATAGAATCACCAGATGGACCACACG ATGGTAATGGACTAGAGCTTTGGTTTGGAAATCTGGCCTGGTCGTTAGGACGAAAATTAGGTTGCATTATGCCAGGGTTCTCTCGGCATCAGTTCTACAAACTTTCTTATAAATTGCTAAGTTTGACTTCCGAAAAG GATCAGGACATTAATGACAGAATTGCTATAGCGATAACAATGGCCGTAGCTATCGGTATCAACTGCTTGGATCATCAACACTACCATAAGATACTAGGAATCTGCCGAGATGTAATTGAAGAATTCCCTAAGAAGGGCACTTTAAAACCAATTCAACTACACTTCTACGAGTTCTATATTTTA TGTGAACTCGGAGAAATAAAGCGGATGTGGGAACTGCTGCGACAATACGAAGCAAATGATGGAATAAAAAGCGACCCAAATTTTTTCGAAGCATTAGCAGCTTTGGCTTCCAACGCCAGTCAGAAGTTTCTACGTCAAATCCTGCCACCCGTCGAGTCTCATCAGCTCCCATCAGTCGCACGTGAGCGCAATCAAAATCTGCAAGTGAAACTCTCCTGCGTGGCTATTCATTGTTTGAAGATTTCAAACCGCATTCAAGCAAAATTCAGTCAACCTTTACCAATTGATCGAATGGCTTTGAACTGGAAAAG GATTATCGAATTGTCATCCGAATATATTTCACTTCGAGAAAACAACATGGATGAACATCGGATTTTATGTGAGGAATATCGACTTTTTATTGTCGAGAATCGCCAGCAATTTAATTCGACGGAA gtttctttgtttttcaactatGTTTGGAATGTGACTGTCGAAACCAGGATTTTTAAAGGAACGAAGGCAGCGAACAG GTGGCTagatatattaaaaaatgtgagTTCTTTGTCTGTGGAACTACAAAAGCAATTTCGGTCACTTCTGAAAGACTTAGAGTACAAATGCAGTAATGGTGAATGCTGGAATTAA
- the LOC124188459 gene encoding uncharacterized protein LOC124188459, which yields MATNKLIAGKEVDLKILELELKAIEELISKVNSQVNRLQIELMDMQHQNSRNTDSNNQTTRDHPYIINQVSSEIVIPVDSESQQINATNLNLSVKPALELSNYSDYEESSENEDST from the exons ATGGCTACCAACAAGCTAATCGCTGGAAAGGAag ttgatttGAAGATTTTAGAACTTGAGTTAAAAGCTATTGAAGAGTTAATCTCAAAAGTTAACAGCCAAGTTAACAGATTACAG ATTGAACTAATGGATATGCAACATCAAAACAGCCGGAATACTGATTCCAATAATCAGACTACACGTGATCATCCATATATTATTAATCAAGTTTCTTCTGAAATTGTTATTCCAGTTGATTCAGAAAGTCAGCAAATTAATGCAACAAATCTTAATCTGAGCGTGAAACCTGCTTTAG AACTCAGCAATTACTCTGACTACGAAGAAAGTTCAGAAAATGAGGATTCAACATAG
- the LOC124188455 gene encoding uncharacterized protein C1orf50 homolog isoform X2 — protein sequence MEHFKNTSVALVERPSSADLGVQLVDSERSGRKTQSDLVELATQIQTADAFTRSNVCNKLQVIADQVRFLHEQARRILEETKEAENLHHFACNFKKVPGKVYYLYQRTSGQKYFAMLSPEEWGANCPHTFLGGYRLEADMSWTPTSKVEKKDNELRLINQILDGNKSVSAAIDMDRKIPQGQITFN from the exons AtggaacatttcaaaaatacatCAG TTGCTTTAGTCGAACGACCATCGTCGGCCGATTTAGGTGTTCAGTTAGTTGATTCAGAGAGGTCTGGTAGGAAAACGCAAAGTGATTTAGTAGAATTGGCCACTCAAATTCAAACAGCTGATGCATTTACACGCTCAAATGTCTGTAACAAACTTCAAGTTATTGCTGATCAAGTAAGATTTCTCCATGAACAAGCCAGAAGGATCCTTGAAGAAACAAAGGAAGCTGAAAACTTGCACCATTTTGCCTG tAATTTCAAAAAGGTTCCTGGTAAAGTTTACTATCTATATCAAAGAACTTCAGGCCAGAAATATTTTGCAATGCTTTCTCCAGAG GAATGGGGTGCAAATTGCCCTCACACATTTTTAGGAGGTTACAGACTAGAGGCTGATATGTCATGGACACCTACTTCTaaagtagagaaaaaagataatgaaTTACGTTTGATTAATCAAATATTGGATGGCAACAAGAGTGTGTCAGCTGCGATCGATATGGATCGAAAAATCCCTCAAGGCCAAATAACGTTCAATTAA
- the LOC124188455 gene encoding uncharacterized protein C1orf50 homolog isoform X1, with protein sequence MEHFKNTSAVALVERPSSADLGVQLVDSERSGRKTQSDLVELATQIQTADAFTRSNVCNKLQVIADQVRFLHEQARRILEETKEAENLHHFACNFKKVPGKVYYLYQRTSGQKYFAMLSPEEWGANCPHTFLGGYRLEADMSWTPTSKVEKKDNELRLINQILDGNKSVSAAIDMDRKIPQGQITFN encoded by the exons AtggaacatttcaaaaatacatCAG CAGTTGCTTTAGTCGAACGACCATCGTCGGCCGATTTAGGTGTTCAGTTAGTTGATTCAGAGAGGTCTGGTAGGAAAACGCAAAGTGATTTAGTAGAATTGGCCACTCAAATTCAAACAGCTGATGCATTTACACGCTCAAATGTCTGTAACAAACTTCAAGTTATTGCTGATCAAGTAAGATTTCTCCATGAACAAGCCAGAAGGATCCTTGAAGAAACAAAGGAAGCTGAAAACTTGCACCATTTTGCCTG tAATTTCAAAAAGGTTCCTGGTAAAGTTTACTATCTATATCAAAGAACTTCAGGCCAGAAATATTTTGCAATGCTTTCTCCAGAG GAATGGGGTGCAAATTGCCCTCACACATTTTTAGGAGGTTACAGACTAGAGGCTGATATGTCATGGACACCTACTTCTaaagtagagaaaaaagataatgaaTTACGTTTGATTAATCAAATATTGGATGGCAACAAGAGTGTGTCAGCTGCGATCGATATGGATCGAAAAATCCCTCAAGGCCAAATAACGTTCAATTAA
- the LOC124188448 gene encoding uncharacterized protein LOC124188448 isoform X2, translated as MAPIILGLTLMLFLGCSVQSGKTEAAVDVIHSLAHQIAPVNAVHWPAILGDDRSHRTGNIDGRLERSLFGSSSTSTTSTGGCLEQSEISENTIIRTKDSRALGAKFLNETSLGADARDRCLNLCCSFHGCNVAVYEEKDGGNCYLFDCGPAEDFRCKFTSHSHYTSGVIRRRENAHEEELTQLKKVVVTEVTTTAQPVATVPITNPPTTTTPPSTAKPVRTCSRYQFECHTTRECIAIYNACDGIAQCSDGSDEAPELGCPATTTETPTTRTLATTQPVINAKNSPVDIQQNSVIAQHPPLDWRGSRGRDRYSERDQVASVELPPNPDVNHWRTGQENTRNYERAHPPYQTGISGEAIPYSVEPDRSANSYYNPDIRHYGSTWTERQDRPISNVNDYRAVDNTYYYEKDARPSYDASSNVYPSRKHDWERNNAVIVNSSPPQPVPVESRPIQPIAPIVVDNSRPVVVESTDQLVQKVPAIPEQKIVKTPELTTVAPVVAVETTTIAQPKITIPAKSKSLSLITKPEIVANHAHIHHFSVNQADFQEEKAERSRQTVGAAWALTLGLSVTAVLVLLVGCRLRSLKRHLRRGRGGHTRDADYLVNGMYL; from the exons ATGGCTCCGATCATTCTCGGCCTTACCCTCATGTTGTTTTTGGGTTGCTCCGTACAAAGTGGTAAAACAGAAGCTGCCGTTGATGTGATCCATTCGCTCGCCCATCAAATCGCCCCCGTCAATGCTGTGCATTGGCCTGCCATTTTGGGTGACGATCGATCGCACCGAACGGGAAACATTGACGGCCGCTTGGAGCGCTCTCTTTTCGGCAGCAGTAGCACTAGCACTACTAGCACTGGGGGTTGCCTCGAACAGAGCGAAATCAGCGAAAATACCATCATCCGCACTAAAGATTCGAGGGCTCTTGGGGCTAAATTCCTGAATGAAACTAGTCTTGGAGCTGACGCTCGAGATCGATGTTTGAATCTATGCTGTTCTTTTCATGGCTGTAATGTGGCCGTCTACGAAGAAAAG gaCGGAGGGAATTGTTATCTGTTCGACTGTGGACCGGCTGAGGATTTCCGATGCAAGTTCACTTCCCACAGTCATTATACGAGCGGTGTGATTCGTCGGCGTGAGAACGCTCACGAAGAAGAGCTGACTCAACTAAAAAA gGTCGTGGTCACTGAAGTCACTACGACAGCACAGCCCGTTGCTACCGTACCTATTACTAATcctcctactactactacgccACCGTCTACAGCCAAACCAG TGAGAACGTGCAGTCGATATCAGTTCGAATGTCACACAACCAGGGAATGCATCGCCATCTACAATGCCTGTGATGGCATTGCTCAATGCTCCGACGGAAGTGACGAAGCTCCCGAACTTGGTTGTCCAGCTACGA CCACGGAGACTCCAACTACTAGGACATTAGCGACGACGCAGCCAGTCATCAATGCCAAAAATTCTCCGGTCGATATCCAACAGAATTCGGTTATTGCCCAACATCCGCCTTTAGATTGGAGAGGGAGTCGAGGACGCGATCGATACAGCGAACGGGATCAAGTTGCATCGGTTGAATTGCCGCCAAATCCGGACGTAAATCATTGGAGGACAGGGCAGGAAAATACGAGGAACTATG AGCGAGCACACCCTCCTTACCAAACGGGTATCAGTGGCGAAGCTATCCCGTATTCAGTTGAACCGGATCGATCCGCCAATTCTTACTACAATCCCGACATTCGCCACTATGG ATCAACATGGACTGAACGCCAAGATCGACCAATAAGCAACGTGAATGACTACCGGGCCGTTGACAATACTTACTACTACGAAAAGGATGCCCGACCATCCTATGATGCTAGCAGTAACGTCTATCCCAGTCGCAAGCACGATTGGGAAAGAAATAATGCAGTCATAGTCAATAGCAGTCCACCTCAAC CTGTACCAGTCGAGAGTCGCCCTATCCAACCGATAGCTCCGATTGTAGTGGATAACTCCCGTCCAGTGGTAGTTGAATCTACTGACCAGCTTGTGCAAAAGGTTCCTGCCATACCAGAACAGAAAA TTGTTAAAACACCAGAACTTACGACGGTCGCTCCAGTTGTTGCAGTGGAAACAACTACAATCGCTCAGCCAAAAATCACGATTCCAGCCAAGAGCAAATCGCTCTCTTTAATCACTAAACCCGAAATCGTTGCGAACCATGCTCACATCCATCACTTTAGCGTAAATCAAGCTGATTTCCAAGAGGAGAAGGCCGAAAGGTCTAGACAAACAGTTGGCGCAGCATGGGCATTAACTTTAG GTTTGTCTGTCACGGCCGTACTGGTCCTTCTCGTCGGCTGTCGTCTTCGATCACTGAAACGCCATTTACGTCGCGGGAGAGGTGGGCACACGCGTGACGCTGATTATCTAGTCAATGGCATGTATTTGTAA
- the LOC124188448 gene encoding uncharacterized protein LOC124188448 isoform X1, with translation MAPIILGLTLMLFLGCSVQSGKTEAAVDVIHSLAHQIAPVNAVHWPAILGDDRSHRTGNIDGRLERSLFGSSSTSTTSTGGCLEQSEISENTIIRTKDSRALGAKFLNETSLGADARDRCLNLCCSFHGCNVAVYEEKDGGNCYLFDCGPAEDFRCKFTSHSHYTSGVIRRRENAHEEELTQLKKVVVTEVTTTAQPVATVPITNPPTTTTPPSTAKPVRTCSRYQFECHTTRECIAIYNACDGIAQCSDGSDEAPELGCPATTTETPTTRTLATTQPVINAKNSPVDIQQNSVIAQHPPLDWRGSRGRDRYSERDQVASVELPPNPDVNHWRTGQENTRNYERAHPPYQTGISGEAIPYSVEPDRSANSYYNPDIRHYGSTWTERQDRPISNVNDYRAVDNTYYYEKDARPSYDASSNVYPSRKHDWERNNAVIVNSSPPQHSFLAVPVESRPIQPIAPIVVDNSRPVVVESTDQLVQKVPAIPEQKIVKTPELTTVAPVVAVETTTIAQPKITIPAKSKSLSLITKPEIVANHAHIHHFSVNQADFQEEKAERSRQTVGAAWALTLGLSVTAVLVLLVGCRLRSLKRHLRRGRGGHTRDADYLVNGMYL, from the exons ATGGCTCCGATCATTCTCGGCCTTACCCTCATGTTGTTTTTGGGTTGCTCCGTACAAAGTGGTAAAACAGAAGCTGCCGTTGATGTGATCCATTCGCTCGCCCATCAAATCGCCCCCGTCAATGCTGTGCATTGGCCTGCCATTTTGGGTGACGATCGATCGCACCGAACGGGAAACATTGACGGCCGCTTGGAGCGCTCTCTTTTCGGCAGCAGTAGCACTAGCACTACTAGCACTGGGGGTTGCCTCGAACAGAGCGAAATCAGCGAAAATACCATCATCCGCACTAAAGATTCGAGGGCTCTTGGGGCTAAATTCCTGAATGAAACTAGTCTTGGAGCTGACGCTCGAGATCGATGTTTGAATCTATGCTGTTCTTTTCATGGCTGTAATGTGGCCGTCTACGAAGAAAAG gaCGGAGGGAATTGTTATCTGTTCGACTGTGGACCGGCTGAGGATTTCCGATGCAAGTTCACTTCCCACAGTCATTATACGAGCGGTGTGATTCGTCGGCGTGAGAACGCTCACGAAGAAGAGCTGACTCAACTAAAAAA gGTCGTGGTCACTGAAGTCACTACGACAGCACAGCCCGTTGCTACCGTACCTATTACTAATcctcctactactactacgccACCGTCTACAGCCAAACCAG TGAGAACGTGCAGTCGATATCAGTTCGAATGTCACACAACCAGGGAATGCATCGCCATCTACAATGCCTGTGATGGCATTGCTCAATGCTCCGACGGAAGTGACGAAGCTCCCGAACTTGGTTGTCCAGCTACGA CCACGGAGACTCCAACTACTAGGACATTAGCGACGACGCAGCCAGTCATCAATGCCAAAAATTCTCCGGTCGATATCCAACAGAATTCGGTTATTGCCCAACATCCGCCTTTAGATTGGAGAGGGAGTCGAGGACGCGATCGATACAGCGAACGGGATCAAGTTGCATCGGTTGAATTGCCGCCAAATCCGGACGTAAATCATTGGAGGACAGGGCAGGAAAATACGAGGAACTATG AGCGAGCACACCCTCCTTACCAAACGGGTATCAGTGGCGAAGCTATCCCGTATTCAGTTGAACCGGATCGATCCGCCAATTCTTACTACAATCCCGACATTCGCCACTATGG ATCAACATGGACTGAACGCCAAGATCGACCAATAAGCAACGTGAATGACTACCGGGCCGTTGACAATACTTACTACTACGAAAAGGATGCCCGACCATCCTATGATGCTAGCAGTAACGTCTATCCCAGTCGCAAGCACGATTGGGAAAGAAATAATGCAGTCATAGTCAATAGCAGTCCACCTCAAC ATTCCTTCTTAGCTGTACCAGTCGAGAGTCGCCCTATCCAACCGATAGCTCCGATTGTAGTGGATAACTCCCGTCCAGTGGTAGTTGAATCTACTGACCAGCTTGTGCAAAAGGTTCCTGCCATACCAGAACAGAAAA TTGTTAAAACACCAGAACTTACGACGGTCGCTCCAGTTGTTGCAGTGGAAACAACTACAATCGCTCAGCCAAAAATCACGATTCCAGCCAAGAGCAAATCGCTCTCTTTAATCACTAAACCCGAAATCGTTGCGAACCATGCTCACATCCATCACTTTAGCGTAAATCAAGCTGATTTCCAAGAGGAGAAGGCCGAAAGGTCTAGACAAACAGTTGGCGCAGCATGGGCATTAACTTTAG GTTTGTCTGTCACGGCCGTACTGGTCCTTCTCGTCGGCTGTCGTCTTCGATCACTGAAACGCCATTTACGTCGCGGGAGAGGTGGGCACACGCGTGACGCTGATTATCTAGTCAATGGCATGTATTTGTAA
- the LOC124188456 gene encoding protein phosphatase 1 regulatory subunit 14C-like: protein MEHGLSSNGYSPVPRMDNPLSTRVIAAASQSSPNNSDKNSPNRASLHVGFSEEKGEVKEKRERFLTAKYGAHQMALIRKRLAVEMWIYEQLNELHGCTDDSESHDVDLDLDDLLDMEDDDERRSYLQKLLSNAKSTPEAVDTFVSELLNRTKVL, encoded by the exons ATGGAGCATGGGTTATCATCCAACGGTTATTCCCCTGTACCTCGCATGGATAATCCTTTGAGCACTCGTGTTATTGCTGCAGCATCACAAAGCTCACCAAACAACTCAGATAAAAATAGTCCGAACAGAGCCAGTCTTCATGTCGGATTctctgaagaaaaaggagaagtcAAAGAGAAGAGGGAGCGATTCCTCACTGCCAAATATGGG GCACATCAGATGGCACTAATAAGGAAAAGACTGGCTGTGGAAATGTGGATCTATGAACAACTAAATGAATTGCATGGTTGCACT GATGATTCTGAGAGTCATGATGTCGATCTTGATTTAGACGATTTACTTGATATGGAAGATGACGACGAACGCCGCTCGTACTTACAG AAATTGTTGTCGAACGCCAAAAGTACACCTGAAGCTGTTGAT acaTTTGTAAGCGAGTTGCTGAACCGGACTAAAGTTTTGTGA